In the genome of Rhodoferax sp. BAB1, one region contains:
- the uvrA gene encoding excinuclease ABC subunit UvrA, whose protein sequence is MTQGTIRIRGARQHNLKNLDLDIRTGELTVVTGPSGSGKSSLVFDTLYAEGQRRYVETFSAYARQFLDRMDKPAVDKVEGVPPAIAIDQTNPVRSSRSTVGTMTELNDHLKLLYARAAQLFDRQTAQPVRHDSADSIYAELQKRAAQAGDPRLVLTFPVELPGNTSREEIEQWLSASGFTKVQAEREVATPAGPRTSAAPGRPKQASAPSGGSEDTSVSSVGAVKVLDVVADRFRIGGAERARVVEAIEVALKRGSGRLNVYRLQDEGEPEIWRFSTGLHNPDSDLRYADPIPSMFSFNSAVGACEVCRGFGRVIGVDYGLVIPNDKLTLRAGAIKTIQTPAWAECQDDLMRHAEAAGIPRDTPWYKLTEEQKGWVIYGSPNWKGKWNQQWYGIKRFFEYLETKSYKMHIRVLLSKYRSYTPCETCNGARLKTESLLWRIGSKADADAVLEPAKRFLPAGTQWSRAQLEALPGLCLHDLMLLPLDRLRRFFDGFQQSEITASTHAEGEAQALKLLFEEITTRLKYLCDVGIGYLTLDRQSRTLSGGEVQRINLTTALGTSLVNTLFVLDEPSIGLHPRDMHRIIEAMHRLRDAGNTLVVVEHDPAVMFAADRMIDMGPGPGERGGQIVFDGSTDDLRNADTLTGAYLGARKQVGMGFKRMVAENTPRLILEGAREHNLKNISVDIPLGRLVCVTGVSGSGKSTLIQDVLAPALMRHFGRATETPGAHERLLGAEQLADVVFVDQSPIGKTARSNPVSYVGAWDAIREIYANAPLSRQRGYTAAKFSANSGDGRCPTCGGSGFEHVEMQFLSDVYLRCPDCDGKRYRPEILEITVERGGRLLNVADVLELTVSEAAGLFANDRDVIRALQPIVDVGLEYVRLGQPVPTLSGGEAQRLKLAGFLAEAAKSATASRQVVGRKGTLFLFDEPTTGLHFDDIAKLMRALRKLLDAGHSLLIIEHNLDVMRASDWLIDLGPEGGDAGGELVAVGTPEEVRLHPSSHTGRALREYALAMGEVHEAQEGAARFIPQAFTPGHKPVRKKSDAPDAIQIVNAKEHNLKSLSVNIPRGKFNVITGVSGSGKSTLAFDILFNEGQRRYLESLNAYARSIVQPAGRPEVDAVYGIPPTVAIEQRLSRGGRKSTVGTTTEVWHFLRLLFVKLGMQHCVHDGAAVAPQTPDSILAQLMKQFRGQEIGLLAPLVMNRKGVYTELAEWARPRGYTHLRVDGNFLPTTGFPRIDRFKEHTIELPVASLMVDPANEAALRLALTTALEHGKGVLHVLSSLDGLAEAMKSGAPTAGIGKLQAYSTQRACPVCATSYAELDPRLFSYNSKHGWCPDCVGTGVKLSKEQRKLLDDSVRDDKEKGREQTFAEPEVEDVADIACPSCQGTRLNATARAVKFNGVGITEIARLSVSDVRAWVETLQVIGRMTQRESDIARDLIPEIKSRLEFLEQVGLGYLTLDRGAPTLSGGEAQRIRLAAQLGSNLQGVCYVLDEPTIGLHARDNQILLNALQRLSDQGNTLVVVEHDEDTIRRADHIIDIGPSAGKRGGRLVAQGSVQNVTDTEDSQTGRYLLHAMKHPLQPRRDMKAADLQWLTVQGAQLHNLQQVTAQVPLKRLVAVTGVSGSGKSTLARDVLLANVAAVVAKRATKAGRDALARGVDWSGCEGVSGYEAVDRVLEVDQTPIGKTPRSCPATYIGFWDTIRKLFAETLEAKARGYAAGRFSFNTGEGRCPGCEGQGVRTIEMSFLPDVKVLCESCKGARFNPETLAVTWRGKSIGDVLQMEVDEAVDFFAAMPSIAHPLQLLKDVGLGYLTLGQPSPTLSGGEAQRIKLVTELSKVRDEVGRRGQKAPHTLYVLDEPTVGLHMADVDKLIRVLHRLVDGGHSVVVIEHDLDVIAEADWILDLGPDGGKDGGRIVAAASPEEVVRLATHTGQALGPVLARG, encoded by the coding sequence ATGACCCAGGGGACCATCCGCATCCGCGGCGCGCGCCAGCACAACCTCAAGAACCTCGATCTGGACATACGTACGGGTGAGCTGACGGTGGTCACGGGGCCCAGCGGCTCCGGCAAATCCAGCCTGGTGTTCGACACCCTCTACGCCGAGGGCCAGCGCCGTTACGTCGAGACCTTCAGCGCCTACGCCCGCCAGTTCCTCGACCGCATGGACAAGCCGGCGGTCGACAAGGTGGAGGGCGTGCCCCCGGCCATCGCCATCGACCAGACCAACCCGGTGCGCTCCTCGCGCTCCACGGTGGGCACGATGACCGAACTCAACGACCACCTCAAGCTGCTCTATGCACGCGCCGCCCAGCTCTTCGACCGTCAGACGGCCCAGCCCGTGCGGCACGACAGCGCCGACAGCATCTACGCCGAGCTGCAGAAACGTGCCGCCCAAGCCGGCGATCCGCGCCTGGTGCTCACCTTCCCGGTCGAACTGCCCGGCAATACCAGCCGCGAAGAGATCGAGCAGTGGCTGTCGGCCAGCGGCTTCACCAAGGTGCAGGCCGAGCGCGAGGTGGCCACACCGGCCGGGCCGCGCACGAGCGCCGCGCCGGGCCGCCCCAAGCAAGCGAGCGCCCCCTCGGGGGGCAGCGAGGACACGTCAGTGTCGAGCGTGGGGGCTGTCAAAGTCCTTGACGTGGTGGCGGACCGGTTCCGCATCGGGGGCGCCGAGCGTGCCCGTGTGGTCGAGGCTATCGAGGTCGCGCTCAAGCGCGGCAGCGGGCGGCTCAACGTCTACCGTCTGCAGGATGAAGGCGAGCCTGAGATTTGGCGTTTCTCCACCGGCCTGCACAACCCAGACAGCGACCTGCGCTACGCCGACCCCATCCCCTCCATGTTCTCCTTCAACTCGGCCGTGGGTGCCTGCGAGGTCTGCCGCGGTTTCGGCCGCGTGATCGGGGTGGACTATGGCCTGGTCATCCCGAACGACAAGCTCACCCTGCGCGCCGGCGCCATCAAGACCATCCAGACCCCCGCCTGGGCCGAGTGCCAGGACGACCTGATGCGCCACGCCGAGGCGGCCGGCATCCCGCGCGACACCCCCTGGTACAAGCTGACCGAGGAGCAGAAGGGCTGGGTCATCTACGGCTCACCCAACTGGAAGGGCAAGTGGAACCAGCAGTGGTACGGCATCAAGCGTTTCTTCGAGTACCTGGAAACCAAGTCCTACAAGATGCACATCCGGGTGCTGCTGTCCAAGTACCGCAGCTACACGCCTTGCGAGACCTGCAACGGTGCCCGCCTCAAGACCGAGAGCCTGCTCTGGCGCATCGGCAGCAAGGCCGACGCCGATGCCGTGCTCGAACCCGCCAAGCGTTTCCTGCCGGCCGGCACCCAGTGGAGCCGCGCCCAGCTGGAGGCGCTGCCCGGCCTGTGCCTGCACGACCTGATGCTGCTGCCGCTGGACCGCCTGCGCCGCTTCTTCGACGGTTTCCAGCAAAGCGAGATCACCGCCTCGACCCATGCCGAGGGCGAAGCGCAGGCGCTGAAACTGCTGTTCGAGGAAATCACCACCCGCCTGAAGTACCTGTGCGACGTGGGCATCGGCTACCTCACGCTGGACCGCCAGAGCCGCACGCTCTCGGGCGGCGAGGTGCAGCGCATCAACCTCACCACGGCCCTGGGCACCTCGCTGGTCAACACCCTGTTCGTGCTGGACGAGCCCAGCATCGGCCTGCACCCGCGCGACATGCACCGCATCATCGAGGCCATGCACCGCCTGCGTGATGCCGGCAACACCCTGGTGGTGGTCGAGCACGACCCGGCCGTGATGTTCGCCGCCGACCGCATGATCGACATGGGCCCGGGGCCGGGTGAGCGCGGTGGCCAGATCGTCTTCGACGGCAGCACGGATGACCTGCGCAATGCCGACACGCTCACGGGCGCCTACCTCGGCGCGCGCAAGCAGGTCGGCATGGGCTTCAAGCGCATGGTGGCCGAGAACACGCCGCGCCTCATCCTCGAGGGTGCGCGCGAGCACAACCTCAAGAACATCTCCGTCGACATTCCGCTGGGCCGCCTGGTCTGCGTGACCGGCGTCTCGGGTTCGGGCAAGTCCACGCTGATCCAGGACGTGCTGGCCCCGGCGCTGATGCGCCACTTCGGCCGGGCCACGGAAACCCCGGGGGCGCATGAGCGTCTGCTGGGCGCCGAGCAGCTGGCCGACGTGGTGTTTGTCGACCAGTCGCCCATCGGCAAGACCGCGCGTTCCAACCCCGTGAGTTATGTGGGTGCCTGGGACGCCATCCGCGAGATCTACGCCAATGCGCCGCTGTCGCGCCAGCGTGGCTACACCGCGGCCAAGTTCAGCGCCAACAGCGGCGACGGCCGCTGTCCCACCTGCGGCGGTTCGGGCTTCGAGCACGTGGAGATGCAGTTCCTCAGCGATGTCTACCTGCGCTGCCCGGATTGCGATGGCAAACGCTACCGGCCCGAGATCCTGGAGATCACCGTGGAGCGTGGCGGGCGCCTGCTCAACGTGGCCGACGTGCTGGAGCTCACCGTCAGCGAGGCGGCCGGGCTGTTCGCCAACGACCGTGACGTGATCCGCGCCCTGCAACCCATCGTGGACGTGGGCCTGGAGTACGTGCGCCTGGGCCAGCCTGTGCCCACGCTTTCGGGCGGCGAGGCGCAGCGCCTCAAGCTCGCCGGCTTCCTGGCCGAGGCTGCCAAAAGCGCCACGGCCAGCCGGCAGGTCGTGGGCAGGAAGGGCACGCTCTTCCTGTTCGACGAGCCCACCACCGGCCTGCATTTCGACGACATCGCCAAGCTCATGCGCGCACTGCGCAAGCTGCTCGATGCCGGCCACTCCCTGCTCATCATCGAGCACAACCTGGACGTGATGCGCGCCAGCGACTGGCTGATCGACCTCGGCCCCGAAGGTGGTGACGCCGGTGGCGAGCTGGTGGCCGTGGGCACACCGGAAGAGGTGCGCCTGCACCCCAGTAGCCACACCGGCCGCGCCCTGCGCGAGTACGCGCTGGCCATGGGCGAGGTGCACGAGGCGCAGGAGGGCGCAGCGCGTTTCATCCCGCAGGCTTTCACACCCGGCCACAAGCCGGTGCGCAAGAAGTCGGACGCGCCCGACGCGATCCAGATCGTCAACGCCAAGGAGCACAACCTCAAGAGCCTGAGTGTCAACATCCCGCGCGGCAAGTTCAACGTCATCACCGGCGTCAGCGGCTCGGGCAAGTCCACCCTGGCTTTCGACATCCTGTTCAATGAGGGGCAGCGCCGTTACCTGGAGTCGCTCAACGCCTACGCCCGCAGCATCGTGCAGCCCGCGGGCCGGCCCGAGGTGGACGCGGTCTACGGCATCCCGCCCACGGTGGCGATCGAGCAGCGCCTCAGCCGCGGTGGCCGCAAGTCCACGGTCGGCACTACCACCGAGGTCTGGCATTTCCTGCGCCTGCTGTTCGTGAAGCTCGGCATGCAGCACTGCGTGCACGACGGCGCTGCGGTGGCGCCGCAGACGCCCGACAGCATCCTGGCCCAGCTGATGAAGCAGTTCCGCGGCCAGGAAATCGGCCTGCTGGCGCCGCTGGTGATGAACCGCAAGGGTGTCTACACCGAACTCGCCGAGTGGGCGCGCCCGCGGGGTTACACCCATCTGCGGGTGGACGGCAACTTCCTGCCCACCACGGGTTTTCCGCGCATCGACCGCTTCAAGGAGCACACCATCGAGCTGCCGGTCGCCAGCCTGATGGTGGATCCTGCGAACGAGGCTGCGCTGCGCCTGGCGCTGACGACAGCGCTGGAGCACGGCAAGGGCGTGCTGCACGTGCTGAGTTCCCTGGACGGCCTGGCCGAGGCCATGAAGAGCGGCGCGCCCACCGCCGGCATCGGCAAGCTGCAGGCCTATTCGACGCAGCGCGCCTGTCCGGTCTGCGCCACGTCTTACGCCGAGCTGGACCCGCGCCTGTTCTCCTACAACAGCAAACACGGCTGGTGCCCGGACTGCGTGGGTACGGGCGTCAAGCTCAGCAAGGAACAGCGCAAGCTGCTCGACGACTCGGTGCGCGACGACAAGGAGAAGGGCCGTGAGCAGACCTTTGCCGAACCCGAGGTGGAGGATGTGGCCGACATCGCCTGTCCGTCGTGCCAGGGCACCCGCCTGAACGCCACCGCACGCGCGGTCAAGTTCAACGGCGTGGGCATCACCGAGATCGCGCGACTGAGCGTGAGCGATGTGCGAGCCTGGGTGGAGACCCTGCAGGTAATCGGCCGCATGACCCAGCGCGAAAGCGACATCGCACGTGACCTGATTCCCGAGATCAAGAGCCGGCTGGAGTTCCTGGAGCAGGTGGGCCTGGGCTACCTCACGCTGGACCGTGGCGCGCCCACGCTCAGTGGCGGCGAGGCGCAGCGCATCCGCCTGGCCGCCCAACTGGGCAGCAACTTGCAGGGGGTCTGTTACGTGCTGGACGAGCCCACCATCGGCCTGCACGCGCGTGACAACCAGATCCTGCTCAATGCCCTGCAGCGCCTGAGCGACCAGGGCAACACCCTGGTGGTGGTGGAGCACGACGAGGACACCATACGCCGGGCCGACCACATCATCGATATCGGCCCCAGCGCTGGCAAACGCGGCGGCCGGCTGGTGGCGCAAGGTTCGGTGCAAAACGTGACTGACACGGAAGACTCGCAGACCGGCCGTTACCTGCTGCACGCCATGAAGCACCCGCTGCAGCCGCGCCGTGACATGAAGGCCGCGGATCTGCAGTGGCTCACCGTGCAGGGCGCGCAGCTGCACAACCTGCAGCAGGTCACGGCCCAGGTGCCGCTCAAGCGCCTGGTGGCCGTCACCGGTGTCAGCGGTTCCGGCAAGTCCACGCTGGCGCGCGACGTGCTGCTGGCCAATGTGGCGGCCGTCGTGGCCAAGCGTGCCACCAAGGCTGGGCGCGATGCGCTGGCCCGTGGCGTGGACTGGAGCGGTTGCGAAGGTGTCAGTGGCTACGAGGCCGTGGACCGCGTGCTCGAAGTGGATCAGACCCCCATCGGCAAGACGCCGCGCAGTTGTCCTGCCACCTACATCGGTTTCTGGGACACCATCCGCAAGCTCTTTGCCGAAACCCTGGAGGCCAAGGCGCGCGGTTACGCGGCCGGTCGTTTCAGCTTCAACACCGGCGAAGGCCGTTGCCCGGGTTGCGAAGGCCAGGGCGTGCGCACCATCGAGATGAGCTTCCTGCCCGACGTGAAGGTGCTGTGCGAGAGCTGCAAGGGCGCGCGTTTCAATCCCGAGACCCTGGCCGTGACCTGGCGCGGCAAGAGCATCGGCGACGTGCTGCAGATGGAAGTGGACGAGGCGGTGGACTTCTTCGCCGCCATGCCCAGCATCGCCCACCCGCTGCAGTTGCTCAAGGACGTGGGCTTGGGCTACCTCACGTTGGGACAGCCCTCGCCCACCCTGAGTGGCGGTGAGGCGCAGCGCATCAAGCTGGTGACCGAACTGAGCAAGGTGCGTGACGAGGTCGGTCGCCGCGGCCAGAAGGCGCCGCACACGCTTTATGTGCTGGACGAACCCACCGTAGGCCTGCACATGGCCGACGTGGACAAGCTCATTCGCGTGCTGCACCGCCTGGTCGATGGCGGCCACAGCGTGGTGGTGATCGAGCACGACCTGGATGTGATCGCCGAAGCCGACTGGATCCTGGACCTCGGTCCCGACGGGGGCAAGGACGGTGGTCGTATCGTGGCGGCGGCCTCGCCGGAAGAGGTGGTGCGGCTGGCCACGCACACGGGGCAGGCACTGGGGCCGGTGCTGGCGCGGGGCTGA
- a CDS encoding DUF4399 domain-containing protein gives MQNKMSRTVLAALLLFTTAVAAQVPAATADAPELLPHPWVTLPTSRTAESYFTNLKDGEVREAPLVVRFGLSMRGIVPAGKTAGRAGHHHLLVNQSLPLDFNKPLPFTEKYIHFGKGQMETVLNLPPGKYELRMLLADQGHIPFFVYSKPLSLTISKQNQDVTPASLLGPARIEIQSPADQEAVRPPFRVQFHASGYNISHIGAKAADTGHFRLLMERSGRKPEVMNFTAGQTEVWLNPPVDDYTLRLELVSTTAAGNVMTRSEPVAVKVVAR, from the coding sequence ATGCAGAACAAGATGTCACGGACGGTGCTTGCGGCCCTCTTGCTCTTCACGACCGCGGTGGCCGCCCAGGTGCCGGCGGCCACTGCCGACGCACCCGAACTGCTGCCCCACCCCTGGGTGACGCTGCCCACGTCGCGCACGGCCGAGTCCTATTTCACCAACCTCAAGGACGGGGAGGTGAGGGAAGCGCCACTGGTTGTGCGTTTCGGCCTGTCCATGCGCGGCATCGTGCCGGCCGGCAAGACGGCTGGCCGCGCCGGACACCACCACCTGCTGGTGAACCAGTCCCTGCCGCTGGACTTCAACAAGCCGCTGCCCTTCACCGAGAAGTACATCCACTTCGGCAAGGGACAGATGGAAACGGTGCTGAACCTGCCGCCGGGCAAGTACGAACTGCGCATGCTGCTGGCTGACCAGGGCCACATCCCCTTTTTCGTCTACAGCAAACCCCTGAGCCTGACCATCAGCAAGCAGAACCAGGACGTGACGCCGGCCAGCCTGCTGGGCCCGGCGCGCATCGAGATCCAGAGCCCGGCTGACCAGGAAGCGGTGCGTCCGCCCTTCCGTGTCCAGTTCCATGCCAGCGGCTACAACATCTCCCACATCGGGGCCAAGGCGGCTGACACGGGCCACTTCCGCCTGCTGATGGAGCGTAGCGGCCGCAAGCCGGAGGTGATGAACTTCACGGCGGGGCAGACGGAAGTCTGGCTCAACCCGCCCGTCGATGACTACACCCTGCGCCTGGAACTGGTCAGCACCACGGCGGCCGGCAACGTGATGACCCGCTCCGAGCCGGTCGCCGTCAAGGTCGTCGCGCGCTGA
- a CDS encoding sensor domain-containing diguanylate cyclase: MSPAASEPALTLRQALLVLVLYGLAALLSIWLSARPGQIAAPWFANPIGTVALLALPSRRWLPMLLALGLVNLLVNLGTLPGAWRWALQPGLDAVAFVPGNAAEMLLAAVLLRHLGMNADTLRQPGRFGRVLVLGALLPTFCSAFVGAALVAAPTHPFTEAWTEWFAGSLIGSVAVLPLVLAIWLLGTAALRRSLRQPRTIAYLVLSAAITLLAMTTLPRPFVVMSIGLVLVATQTSFAVTTLATLVNTVLLALLHTTGMLVPPPAVAWWEPGLYQLSVIASLLPGLLLSSSMEGQTQAMRHLLANEQRFRSLYTRTPALMHSIDPQGRILSVSELWLQTLGYEEREVLGHHTTEFMTPETARYARDVVIPQAKRNGRCDNIEYQMRARDGRVLDVLLSAIWLYDKDGQPLHSLAVLQDVTEKKRLQALSYYAAHDPLTGLPNRVLLQDRLERSCVQHARHGTRFAIGFLDLDHFKAVNDTHGHHAGDLLLKRVARRLLTALRASDTVCRLAGDEFVLLFADVEHDTDLHHLVQKILASVALPVRLGDLPDSPVVTVAASMGLALCPDHGQDPQTLMSHADQAMYTAKRSGRNHYEIYQPGSTPGVSSRREAGEGAS; encoded by the coding sequence ATGAGCCCCGCCGCCTCCGAACCAGCGCTCACACTGCGCCAGGCCCTGCTGGTCCTCGTGCTTTACGGTCTGGCGGCCCTGCTGTCCATCTGGCTCTCGGCCCGGCCGGGCCAGATCGCCGCCCCCTGGTTTGCCAACCCCATCGGCACCGTGGCCCTGCTGGCCTTGCCGTCCCGGCGCTGGCTGCCCATGCTGCTGGCCCTGGGCCTGGTCAACCTGCTGGTCAATCTGGGCACCCTGCCGGGTGCCTGGCGCTGGGCGCTGCAGCCCGGCCTCGATGCCGTCGCCTTCGTGCCGGGCAACGCCGCCGAAATGCTGCTGGCAGCCGTGCTGCTGCGCCACCTGGGCATGAACGCCGACACGCTGCGCCAGCCCGGGCGTTTCGGTCGTGTGCTCGTGCTGGGCGCCTTGCTGCCCACCTTCTGCAGTGCCTTTGTCGGGGCGGCCCTGGTCGCAGCGCCGACGCACCCATTTACCGAAGCCTGGACCGAGTGGTTTGCCGGCAGCCTGATCGGCAGCGTGGCCGTGCTGCCGCTGGTCTTGGCCATCTGGCTGCTCGGCACGGCCGCTTTGCGCCGGTCACTGCGTCAGCCCCGCACCATCGCTTATCTGGTACTCAGCGCAGCCATCACCCTGCTGGCCATGACCACGCTGCCGCGTCCCTTCGTGGTGATGAGCATCGGCCTGGTTCTGGTGGCGACGCAAACCAGCTTCGCCGTCACCACCCTGGCCACCCTGGTCAACACGGTCCTGCTGGCACTGCTGCACACCACGGGCATGCTGGTCCCGCCGCCCGCGGTCGCCTGGTGGGAACCCGGCCTCTACCAGCTCTCGGTCATCGCCAGCCTGCTGCCCGGCCTGCTGCTGTCGAGCTCGATGGAAGGCCAGACCCAGGCCATGCGGCATCTGCTCGCCAACGAGCAGCGCTTTCGCTCGCTCTACACGCGCACACCGGCCCTGATGCATTCGATCGACCCGCAGGGCCGGATCCTCAGCGTCAGCGAACTCTGGCTCCAGACCCTGGGGTACGAAGAACGCGAGGTGCTGGGCCATCACACGACCGAGTTCATGACGCCGGAAACGGCACGTTATGCGCGTGATGTCGTGATTCCGCAAGCCAAGCGCAACGGCCGCTGCGACAACATCGAATACCAGATGCGCGCGCGCGACGGCCGCGTGCTGGACGTGCTGCTCTCGGCCATATGGCTCTACGACAAGGACGGCCAGCCCCTGCACAGCCTGGCTGTGCTGCAGGACGTGACCGAGAAAAAGCGCCTGCAGGCCCTGAGCTACTACGCCGCCCACGACCCGCTGACCGGCCTGCCCAACCGTGTGCTGCTGCAGGACCGGCTGGAACGCAGCTGCGTGCAGCACGCACGGCATGGCACGCGCTTTGCCATCGGTTTCCTGGACCTGGACCACTTCAAGGCGGTCAACGACACACACGGCCACCATGCCGGTGACCTGCTGCTCAAGCGTGTGGCGCGTCGCCTGCTGACAGCGCTGCGCGCTTCCGACACGGTCTGCCGGCTGGCGGGTGATGAATTCGTGCTGCTGTTCGCCGACGTGGAACACGACACGGACCTGCACCACCTGGTGCAGAAGATCCTGGCCAGCGTGGCCCTGCCTGTGCGCCTGGGAGATCTGCCGGACTCTCCGGTCGTCACCGTGGCGGCCAGCATGGGCCTGGCCCTCTGTCCCGACCACGGGCAGGATCCCCAGACCCTGATGAGCCATGCCGACCAGGCCATGTACACCGCCAAACGCAGCGGGCGCAACCACTACGAGATCTACCAGCCCGGGAGCACCCCCGGCGTATCGAGCCGGCGCGAGGCCGGTGAAGGCGCCAGCTGA
- a CDS encoding HAD family hydrolase has product MHPLSDWPAEQRRTIHGVLTDIDDTLTTEGAITPDALQALHALRAAGLHVIPVTGRPVGWSVPFAQSWPVDAIVAENGAVALVDGGTRKIYQQDAATRATNYARLQEVAQQVLREVAGATLAQDSPGRETDIAIDHSEFSHLPPERIDQVVALMRREGLHATVSSIHINGWIGAHDKLAGARWIVRELLGRDLDAEIEHWVYVGDSTNDQLMFQHFPHSVGVANIRRFEAQLSHKPRYITRLERGGGFAEVAQALLQHLPP; this is encoded by the coding sequence ATGCACCCCTTATCCGACTGGCCCGCCGAGCAGCGCCGCACCATCCACGGCGTGCTCACCGACATCGACGACACGCTGACCACCGAAGGCGCCATCACCCCTGACGCGCTGCAGGCCCTGCACGCGCTGCGCGCGGCCGGCCTGCACGTGATCCCCGTCACCGGCCGGCCGGTGGGCTGGAGCGTTCCCTTTGCGCAGAGCTGGCCGGTGGACGCCATCGTGGCCGAGAACGGCGCGGTGGCGCTGGTGGACGGCGGCACGCGCAAGATCTACCAGCAAGACGCGGCCACGCGCGCCACGAACTACGCCCGCCTGCAAGAGGTAGCGCAGCAGGTGCTGCGCGAGGTGGCCGGCGCCACGCTGGCACAGGACAGCCCGGGCCGAGAGACCGACATCGCCATCGACCACAGCGAGTTCAGCCACCTGCCGCCGGAGCGCATCGACCAGGTGGTGGCCCTCATGCGCCGCGAGGGCCTGCACGCCACGGTCAGCAGCATCCACATCAACGGCTGGATCGGCGCGCATGACAAGCTGGCCGGCGCACGCTGGATCGTGCGCGAGCTGCTGGGCCGCGATCTCGATGCGGAAATCGAGCACTGGGTCTACGTGGGCGACTCCACCAACGACCAGCTGATGTTCCAGCACTTCCCGCACAGCGTGGGTGTGGCCAACATCCGGCGTTTCGAGGCCCAGCTCAGCCACAAGCCGCGCTACATCACACGCCTGGAGCGGGGCGGCGGTTTTGCCGAAGTCGCGCAGGCCCTGCTGCAGCACCTGCCGCCCTGA
- a CDS encoding alpha/beta hydrolase — protein MKENELPVQGTQHWVLQDEVRLFLWEKYQGSPQGKPVLVLAHGSATAGRETFDLRVPGHPEYSLMDFLAKQGFDVFAPDMRGFGSSTKPEGHITTEQAAGDLSAVVDFILKLRGVSQVHLLAWSWGTQYGGQFVMAHPEKVKRYAAYAQMHARSPDLEARRERLATFQRAPYIRITEQGWKLRFNSLTPPEVNDPVVMDAFAKAAALVELKSPTGPQVDLLTRQPLIDASKITVPTMMIHGQYDDVADLPGLLPFFTALPNPDKQYTVVPEGGHMLHLQKGHARLQRAVADWFAAP, from the coding sequence ATGAAAGAGAACGAGCTGCCCGTGCAGGGCACCCAGCACTGGGTGTTGCAGGACGAGGTGCGCCTCTTCCTCTGGGAGAAATACCAGGGCAGTCCCCAGGGCAAGCCCGTGCTGGTGCTGGCCCACGGCTCGGCCACGGCGGGCCGTGAGACCTTCGACCTCAGGGTGCCGGGCCACCCGGAGTACAGCCTGATGGACTTTCTGGCCAAGCAGGGCTTCGACGTCTTTGCGCCCGACATGCGGGGCTTCGGCAGCTCCACCAAACCCGAGGGGCATATCACGACCGAGCAGGCCGCCGGCGATCTGAGTGCCGTGGTCGATTTCATCCTCAAGCTGCGCGGCGTCTCGCAAGTGCACTTGCTGGCCTGGTCCTGGGGCACGCAGTACGGCGGCCAGTTCGTGATGGCGCATCCCGAAAAGGTAAAGCGTTACGCAGCCTATGCCCAGATGCATGCCAGGAGCCCGGACCTGGAGGCGCGCCGCGAACGGCTGGCGACCTTCCAGCGCGCACCGTACATCCGCATCACGGAACAAGGCTGGAAGCTGCGCTTCAACTCCCTCACGCCCCCGGAGGTCAATGACCCGGTGGTGATGGACGCTTTCGCCAAGGCCGCCGCTCTGGTCGAGCTCAAATCACCCACGGGTCCGCAGGTGGACCTGCTCACGCGCCAGCCGCTGATCGACGCGAGCAAGATCACCGTCCCGACGATGATGATTCACGGCCAGTACGACGACGTGGCGGATCTGCCCGGACTGCTGCCCTTTTTCACGGCGCTGCCGAATCCGGACAAGCAGTACACCGTGGTGCCCGAGGGTGGGCACATGCTGCACCTGCAGAAAGGCCATGCGCGCTTGCAGCGCGCGGTGGCGGATTGGTTCGCTGCGCCCTGA